One genomic region from Electrophorus electricus isolate fEleEle1 chromosome 23, fEleEle1.pri, whole genome shotgun sequence encodes:
- the cep350 gene encoding centrosome-associated protein 350 isoform X4 has protein sequence MVPEERPQYRAAAAMDCRREISTAWRTLNESKTALRHIENRLEAVSGTGVVLDSLMNTEKTSGRSSRKANHRDRRGLGDVTVSRLRQRSRQSPDKTSYSPVCSSVHEGGSSWCGDRTHTHASQGDVAPPPTAAPTGAEVADPECALSQLVYNRDLRPLHGAELDSTRSSALDATTVHYLNNSPHLEMPRAAQQDTPGSEVRPVAPPVDDQTGAAHSSTASSPGSARLEKLRQRQTDGKLEKLRERIRRQREQLEETAERRMLEQPAGLGAAHGLCIPLPTATVRKVAPAPPAPIYKGFNTSEIKIRTSDGKVWGEEEFQNLSRHINRDLTQHLTEPVTQRPPERVRQREKKVSVPVRKIHRRASVPSSDAKPVISTSSWREGQKLVKMMLGSAPRIPNKPRAQSTERDGRTGSDPQLETVCHSRVRSTERPGLHRMPVATERSRPAGGGKVRVPATTEPSRRNDKGDRGPVMEQSSQPVTTVEGRRTVAVHTSRPAGGDEGKGAVAERRTAPAGADKCRSPSRGLLSADIRGILDDLQLEGGAEGPDEGGVHRRSPARSSQAPPRLSRSASPAKTRPESRDQTVPRKRHYDTDTVRQYIARQQEDRKRKQAEQRRSQREEAQRRSQRLQELYRKQREGVAKAPAPIPNSVQTHLQETYTKLLFEHTLQQPRPVYQPSGESDKENKGQDPLSPSPSDLSVSELRPPPLLSRAALGLESLYSSWLHAEPQSPAPLPSKGGVLPPGGQSEGAGAVEEASHRWAPSAVGTVAAALSEPGGDLHATLLVSRMERVEALKARAASLSSRVESEARKLASVTPNLGTGLPVSEDVLWTKPLSPPERERPGVVAQSRLNIQRLLRAGQSAFGGDSGELPGVGNLSTYSTQDQKENVGKPHPAPTGPSLPPAEWAEPPESSGGSISEGPLTDSSVSEGEDTPGDPTNIQTDRAKLSVREATVDYCAAQHNSHAHNPITAFQKEAEQLTPYKPMTALQDSRPPWEELTKGSTHSVISIFTKNLQNYSKVVEVNEGVTPLHAGSSVVGAAYEDDFISSHSSSRSASKRTSHSLSNGHSGGTDERRESCSLSVTHSSTTSPLSSPLSTRSTRTERNLERTLVEGQMNTTVIPDLQWNGQRKKDSENSLAGGLHRDADTDGTIGGASVHSVHRGPSEGHPFHRNPAASPASTVDFTRVSPPSSSAYSTPTCSTSYSPLGAKDPGPTPIPAPGPAPGNAPATLPTPGHASNTMPAPRHAPITLPAPGSGSPMQFTPGVLQQRMSAELNYLSAVEESVRQLGDVERVRAVCLAQQESVSLAQILKAQQHRQERDLQLMKMKTEEEALEAQRQMTKLVRDQLLNLPSITPLYDAHTEPCPQTDSVCMCLSGSSSQDVSPGSVQSQRAETPLEVLSESVTSSRPPISEGDSKSARQSPSPSVKEEGGAAGSGDCRGRSNSSVEEEVHTAVDDSLHTDSIQSLLEDRADSASVATEYSVRFEESVTEDELEKSFRSLLPSESHWRDSVERGRSSLPESDEEHNRDKSSSQLSTKQDGSVPFSGGQDSFSKFTMVMVRQYMQEEEVRAQHQRSLLRLRHRALRDKTKAELAWLEHQKRRLRDKGEDDKMPPLRKRQRGLLLRLQQEQAEIRRLQEVSRAARRDRQLLLKQQEEIEKIQNTTLKLRQKLRSAGDTSPRSPVSCEVETRSPSPVSVSGSETSSILQKLKKMTCHTDQRYCSPVHCLFSVLSAQHWASLRVCLPTLHPKIQHFIHSQLVRFLTKREQQLVRRRLQAEELLAWRQRLDVEEAAVQRMELQALAAWEPHSTPSTRMDTTTHTGSEEPSPVQSVSSVNTGQWEISSDDPASRRSPAHTHSPQEPESTQSNWANCTVSSSSKLPVQSRSRISEPHSSAPASEVPSDQSDIEGRVLSDVEGRVLALKVELRRRKAEVQQLKKEQKQRQKERLKAQEASLLKQLESYNNFIQKTKAELSKADNTPSAKPQIKSPAPSRDKPRIKGPGLCRPEANRNLGVVSELERSQKLTESPAESAVQIPAVCTEDVLSSEEEPSTVTPTPVLGSPERVSRSLLSPEPQHHPPTHNARSQLESSSRSPANATVSSERSEVIEELDSLKSEGLSDEQDFSRSAQFLEPLRRVVLQPAHRAEHVASPEHVTTPKMHALTGTCWPNAVDSMNGGEERNSSALLLNTDEPRVPDCPSLSDGPDLSPRNDGDEHAETPLPSTHGYNDDDDDDDDFESSLGSSPREGHQGSELTSPSAAQPKEKPSFVSSEEEIDEDINVGSETASGRSHSQSLLEVEGLPKPSKADDISDSAIPPKFLTTFPSVEGSLEPVKEGLPGYCVGDRVMVSNIHPGTLRFKGQTSFASGFWAGVELDKAEGTSNGVCEGVAYFQCRDGCGIFVPPDKISHLPEALEGHADTEDEDSSFDDQSDKMLEKQNLAGDAQQSGLQNEKHNLCFDSSDWPSDLNTQLPQSGNDNFITSTLGIDAFNGNIIEDRDKLTGPNGTNKDIVLKFESFSKGQEDLPIEQEKETSKVQRQEAEQTMDILDLLVSSEGSRAEDLQKTSGLSCVEPRAASGGRALGTLVDEILDRFMCDTLRQFQQIRKVKEEKITAANQQEVVSGEEALEGHKVSRLRSAPTKADSLHAFFDKDQEEVSSPELCNRSESPVLGPSGQEELAKRLAELELSRELLDVLGDEQDWFDEDFGLSSRREQQKLKQEGAVPASPQARTPARPQLSQVKQPEESAMLVPHTTPEVQKLVSTALQEIWRGCGLGQGHRSVAGVPKPQPSEAFLCDSNNRDHQEAQCLLSYKQAVFDLSWEVVQDVYMEDQSGEHPQWVRPRRVNSVCIHRVNSPSDITKVQAFVTSEVLKICGLKAGQSQKSDWQKMLKFGRKKRDRVDHILVQELHEDEAQWVNYDEDELFVKMQLADSIFDALLKDTAEVLIHIQEKRSKRAMC, from the exons ATGGTTCCAGAGGAGAGGCCACAGTACCGGGCTGCTGCTGCGATGGACTGTAGGAGAG AGATATCAACTGCGTGGAGGACTCTAAACGAGAGCAAGACTGCT CTCCGGCACATAGAGAACAGGCTGGAGGCCGTATCTGGGACAGGCGTGGTGCTCGACTCACTAATGAACACAGAGAAGACATCTGGTAGAAGTAGCCGCAAAGCCAACCACAGAG aTAGGCGGGGTCTGGGTGACGTCACAGTGTCCAGGCTCCGCCAGCGCAGTCGTCAAAGCCCAGACAAGACTTCCTACAGTCCAGTATGCAGCAGTGTGCATGAAGGGGGCAGCAGCTGGTGTGGGgaccgcacacatacacacgcttcTCAGGG GGATGTAGCACCTCCTCCTACCGCTGCCCCCACTGGGGCGGAGGTGGCAGACCCAGAGTGTGCCCTGAGCCAGCTGGTGTACAACCGGGACTTGCGCCCCCTCCACGGGGCTGAGTTGGACAGCACGCGCTCCTCAGCGCTGGACGCCACCACCGTGCACTACCTCAACAACTCGCCACACCTGGAGATGCCACGAGCGGCTCAACAGGACACGCCGGGCTCCGAGGTCAGGCCTGTTGCGCCGCCGGTAGATGACCAGACAGGGGCGGCCCACTCCTCGACGGCATCGAGCCCAGGCTCAGCGCGACTGGAGAAGCTGCGTCAGCGTCAGACGGACggaaaactggagaaactgAGGGAGAGAATCCGCCGACAGCGCGAGCAGCTGGAGGAGACTGCCGAAAGACGGATGTTGGAGCAGCCTGCGGGCTTGGGAGCGGCACATGGCCTTTGTATCCCCCTGCCCACTGCCACAGTCCGCAAAGTGGCACCTGCTCCCCCCGCACCCATCTATAAAG GATTTAACACGAGTGAGATAAAGATTCGCACTTCAGATGGCAAAGTGTGGGGCGAGGAGGAGTTCCAGAATTTAAGCAGGCATATCAACCGAGACCTCACACAGCAcctcacag AGCCAGTGACCCAGCGGCCTCCAGAGAGGGTCAGGCAGCGGGAGAAGAAAGTGTCCGTACCAGTCCGGAAGATTCATCGACGCGCTTCTGTTCCCAGCTCTGACGCCAAACCAG TGATCAGCACGTCGTCATGGCGAGAGGGTCAGAAACTTGTGAAGATGATGCTTGGATCAGCGCCACGGATACCCAACAAGCCACGGGCGCAGTCAACAGAAAGAGACGGACGGACTG GATCTGACCCTCAGCTGGAGACTGTCTGCCACTCCAGGGTGAGGAGCACAGAGCGACCGGGCCTCCACAGAATGCCTGTAGCCACGGAGCGCTCCAGACCAGCAGGGGGTGGTAAAGTACGAGTTCCTGCCACCACGGAGCCCTCCAGACGAAACGACAAGGGAGACAGAGGCCCTGTGATGGAACAGTCCTCTCAACCAGTAACGACGGTTGAAGGCAGACGAACTGTGGCGGTGCATACCTCCAGACCAGCAGGGGGTGATGAGGGCAAAGGAGCTGTAGCAGAGCGGCGCACCGCTCCAGCAGGGGCGGATAAATGCAGGTCACCCAGCAGAGGTCTCCTGTCGGCAGATATTCGAGGCATACTAGATGACCTTCAGCTGGAGGGTGGGGCAGAGGGACCTGATGAGGGCGGGGTTCACAGGAGGAGCCCAGCACGCAGCAGTCAAGCCCCACCCAGACTGTCCCGCAGTGCCAGTCCCGCCAAAACCCGTCCAGAGAGCAGAGATCAAACGGTGCCACGTAAACGGCACTACGACACAGACACGGTTCGGCAGTACATCGCACGACAGCAggaggacaggaagaggaaacaggcagagcagaggaggagtCAAAGAGAAGAGGCACAAAGGCGGAGTCAGCGTCTGCAGGAGCTCTACAGGAAACAGAGGGAGGGCGTTGCCAAGGCCCCAGCTCCAATCCCCAACTCTGTGCAAACACACCTGCAGGAAACCTACACCAAGCTACTTTTTGAACACACATTGCAGcag CCCAGGCCTGTGTATCAGCCGTCTGGGGAATCGGACAAAGAGAATAAGGGACAGGACCCCCTCAGTCCCTCCCCCAGTGACCTGTCTGTATCGGAGCTCAGACCTCCTCCTCTGCTGTCCAG gGCTGCACTGGGCCTAGAGAGTTTATACTCTTCCTGGTTGCATGCTGAGCCTCAGAGCCCTGCCCCCCTGCCCAGCAAAGGGGGTGTGCTTCCCCCTGGTGGTCAGTCAGAGGGTGCAGGGGCCGTGGAGGAAGCTTCCCATCGATGGGCTCCATCTGCCGTCGGCACGGTCGCTGCAGCCCTGAGCGAGCCTGGTGGGGATCTCCATGCCACCCTGCTGGTGAGCAGGATGGAGCGTGTGGAAGCTCTGAAGGCCCGGGCTGCGTCTCTCTCCAGCCGGGTGGAGAGCGAGGCGCGGAAGCTCGCTTCCGTCACCCCCAACCTCGGCACAGGCCTCCCCGTGAGCGAGGACGTCCTTTGGACAAAGCCGCTGAGTCCTCCGGAGCGGGAGCGTCCTGGCGTAGTGGCGCAGTCCCGCCTGAACATCCAGAGGCTCCTGCGTGCAGGTCAGAGTGCGTTTGGGGGTGACTCAGGAGAACTGCCCGGAGTGGGCAACCTGTCCACCTACAGTACCCAAGACCAGAAAGAAAACGTGGGCAAGCCCCACCCAGCTCCCActggcccctccctcccaccGGCCGAGTGGGCAGAGCCACCGGAATCTAGCGGAGGGTCCATCAGCGAGGGCCCGCtgactgacagcagtgtgtcagAGGGCGAGGACACCCCGGGTGACCCTACTAATATCCAGACGGACCGTGCCAAGCTGTCGGTGAGGGAGGCCACGGTAGACTACTGCGCCGCCCAGCACAACAGCCACGCCCACAACCCCATCACTGCATTCCAGAAAGAGGCAGAGCAGCTCACCCCCTACAAGCCTATGACTGCACTGCAGGACAGCAGGCCTCCCTGGGAGGAGCTGACCAAGGGAAGCACTCACAGCGTCATCAGTATATTTACCAAGAACCTCCAGAACTACAGCAAAG tggtTGAGGTGAATGAAGGCGTTACTCCCCTCCATGCTGGTAGCTCGGTGGTTGGTGCAGCCTATGAAGATGACTTCATCTCCTCCCACAGTAGCAGCCGATCAGCATCAAAGAGAACTTCTCATAGCCTCAG TAATGGCCACAGTGGCGGCactgatgagaggagagagagttgctccctctctgtcactcactcctccaccacctctcccctctcctcgcCCCTCTCCACCCGCTCCACACGGACAG AGAGGAATCTTGAGCGCACCCTGGTGGAAGGGCAGATGAATACGACCGTCATACCTGACCTGCAGTGGAACGGTCAGAGAAAGAAGGACTCTGAAAACAGCTTAGCAGGTGGTCTGCACAGGGATGCTGACACTGATGGGACAATAGGGGGCGCCTCAGTCCACTCTGTTCACAG AGGGCCATCCGAGGGCCATCCATTTCACAGAAACCctgctgcatctcctgcgtCCACTGTCGACTTCACCAGGGTCTCCCCACCCAGCAGTTCTGCTTATTCCACCCCAACCTGCTCTACTTCATACAGCCCATTGGGTGCCAAGGACCCTGGACCCACTCCCATTCCTGCCCCTGGACCTGCCCCCGGGAACGCCCCCGCCACTCTGCCCACCCCAGGGCATGCCTCCAACACTATGCCTGCCCCCAGGCACGCCCCCATCACTCTGCCTGCCCCTGGGAGTGGCAGCCCCATGCAATTTACCCCAGGTGTCCTTCAGCAGCGTATGAGTGCAGAGCTGAACTACCTGTCTGCTGTTGAGGAGTCAGTGAGACAGCTGGGTGATGTGGAGAGGGTGCGAGCTGTCTGTCTTGCACAGCAGGAGAGCGTCTCCCTTGCACAGATACTGAAG gCCCAACAGCACAGACAAGAGAGAGACCTCCagctgatgaagatgaagacagAAGAGGAGGCCCTTGAGGCTCAgagacag atgaccAAGCTAGTCCGAGATCAACTACTGAAccttccctccatcacacctCTATatgacgcacacacagagccctgccCACAAACAGACAG tgtgtgtatgtgtctgtctggcaGCAGTAGCCAAGATGTTTCTCCTGGGAGCGTGCAGtcccagagagcagagacgCCCCTAGAGGTCCTGTCAGAGTCTGTCACCTCCAGCAGACCACCCATAAG TGAAGGAGACAGTAAAAGTGCGAGgcaaagcccctccccttcaGTAAAGGAGGAGGGTGGCGCAGCTGGGTCAGGTGACTGCAGAGGGCGGAGCAACAGCTCTGTGGAAGAAGAGGTGCACACAGCTGTCGACGACTCCCTCCACACAGACAGCATCCAGTCCCTGCTGGAGGACAGGG CAGACAGCGCCTCAGTTGCTACCGAATATTCTGTGAGGTTTGAGGAGTCTGTGACGGAGGACGAACTGGAGAAGTCATTCCGCTCGCTTCTGCCCTCTGAGTCCCACTGGAGAGACTCTGTGGAGCGCGGACGAAGTTCTCTGCCCGAGTCTGATGAGGAGCACAACCGTGATAAGTCCTCTTCACAGCTCTCCACCAAg CAGGACGGCAGCGTGCCTTTCTCGGGGGGTCAGGACAGCTTCTCTAAGTTCACCATGGTGATGGTGAGGCAGTAcatgcaggaggaggaggtacGAGCGCAGCACCAGCGCTCCTTGCTCCGCCTGCGCCACCGAGCCCTCAGGGACAAGACCAAAGCCGAGCTCGCCTGGCTGGAGCACCAGAAAAG GCGACTGCGGGACAAAGGGGAGGATGACAAGATGCCTCCCCTCCGTAAGAGACAAAGAGGCCTGCTGCTCAGGCTTCAACAGGAACAG gcggAGATTAGGCGACTTCAGGAGGTGAGCAGAGCTGCGCGGAGGGACCGACAGCTGCTAttgaaacagcaggaggagatTGAGAAGATCCAGAACACCACACTGAAACTGAGACAGAAACTCAGGAGTGCAGGAGACACCAGcccg AGGTCACCTGTGTCATGTGAGGTGGAGACACGGAGCCCCTCCCCCGTTTCAGTGTCCGGCAGCGAGACGAGCAGTATCCTGCAGAAACTAAAGAAGATGACTTGCCACACAGaccagag gtaCTGCTCTCCCGTGCACtgtctcttctctgttctcagTGCCCAGCACTGGGCCTCTCTCCGTGTGTGcctccccaccctccaccctaaGATCCAGCACTTTATCCACAGTCAGTTGGTCAG gttcCTGACCAAGCGTGAGCAGCAGTTGGTCCGTAGGCGTTTACAGGCAGAGGAGCTGCTGGCATGGAGGCAGCGGTTGGATGTGGAGGAGGCGGCAGTGCAGCGGATGGAGCTGCAGGCCCTCGCAGCCTGGGAACCACACAGCACACCCAGCACCAGGATggacaccaccacacacacag GCAGTGAGGAGCCATCTCCGGTGCAGTCTGTGTCCAGTGTGAACACTGGTCAGTGGGAAATCTCCTCAGATGACCCAGCATCCAGGCgttcccctgcacacacacacagcccccagGAGCCTGAGTCCACACAAAGCAACTGG GCTAACTGCACTGTGAGCTCTAGCAGTAAGCTTCCTGTCCAGAGCAGGTCCAGGATCAGTGAACCCCACTCCTCAGCCCCTGCCTCAG AGGTGCCGTCCGACCAGAGCGACATTGAGGGGCGCGTCTTGAGTGATGTTGAAGGGCGTGTTTTGGCCCTGAAGGTGGAGCTTCGGCGACGCAAGGCAGAGGTCCAACAGCTGaagaaggaacagaaacagagacagaaggagcGTTTGAAAGCCCAGGAGGCCAGTCTGCTGAAACAGCTGGag TCATATAACAACTTCATTCAGAAGACCAAGGCTGAGTTGAGTAAGGCAGACAACACACCTTCAGCGAAACCCCAAATTAAGAGTCCAGCTCCAAGCAGGGACAAGCCCAGGATCAAAGGCCCAGGCCTCTGCAG GCCTGAAGCGAACCGGAATCTGGGTGTTGTCAGTGAGTTGGAGAGATCACAGAAACTCACAGAGTCACCAGCTGAAAGTG CTGTGCAGATTCCAGCGGTCTGCACTGAGGATGTGTTGTCCTCAGAGGAAGAGCCTTCCACAGTGACCCCAACCCCAGTGTTGGGGAGCCCAGAGCGGGTGAGCAGGAGTCTGCTGTCCCCCGaaccccaacaccaccccccTACGCACAATGCCCGCAGCCAGTTGGAGAGCTCTTCTAGGTCCCCAGCCAATGCCACTGTCTCCAGTGAGAGGTCGGAGGTCATTGAAGAGCTGGACTCTCTGAAGTCAGAGGGTTTGAGTGATGAGCAGGATTTCTCTCGTTCAGCGCAGTTCTTGGAGCCGCTGCGCAGGGTGGTGCTCCAGCCAGCCCACAGGGCTGAGCACGTGGCCTCGCCTGAGCACGTCACCACACCCAAGATGCACGCTCTGACTGGCACGTGCTGGCCTAATGCAGTCGACTCCATGAAcggtggggaggagaggaactCCAGTGCTCTGCTGCTAAACACAGATGAGCCCAGAGTTCCAGACTGCCCTTCACTCAGTGATGGCCCTGACCTTTCTCCCAGGAATGATGGGGATGAGCATGCAGAGACACCATTGCCCTCTACCCATGgatataatgatgatgatgatgatgatgatgattttgagTCTTCACTTGGCTCCTCACCCAGGGAAGGCCATCAGGGCTCTGAGCTCACGTCACCTTCAGCTGCACAGCCTAAGGAGAAACCCTCCTTTGTCAGCAGCGAAGAGGAAATAGACGAAGATATCAATGTCGGATCAGAGACTGCTAGTGGCCGTTCCCACTCTCAGAGCCTATTGGAGGTTGAGGGTCTGCCAAAGCCCTCAAAAGCAGATGACATCAGTGACAGTGCTATCCCTCCGAAGTTTCTGACAACCTTTCCATCTGTAGAAGGATCCCTGGAGCCTGTGAAAGAGGGACTGCCTGGTTACTGTGTAGGTGACAGGGTGATGGTGAGCAACATCCACCCAGGCACTCTCAGATTCAAGGGCCAGACAAGCTTTGCCAGTGGATTCTGGGCTGGAGTGGAGCTGGACAAGGCAGAAGGAACTAGTAATGGAGTCTGTGAGGGGGTGGCCTACTTCCAATGCAGAGATGGATGTGGAATATTTGTCCCTCCTGACAAGATCTCTCATCTGCCTGAGGCATTGGAGGGCCATGCAGACACTGAGGATGAAGATTCTTCGTTTGATGACCAGTCAGATAAAATGCTGGAGAAGCAGAACCTTGCAGGTGATGCACAGCAAAGCGGCCTGCAGAATGAAAAGCATAATCTATGTTTTGATTCCTCTGATTGGCCATCTGATCTCAACACACAGCTCCCTCAGTCTGGAAATGACAACTTTATAACGTCAACCCTCGGCATAGATGCCTTTAATGGTAATATCATAGAAGACCGAGACAAGCTCACAGGGCCAAATGGGACAAACAAAGACATCGTCCTGAAGTTTGAAAGTTTTTCAAAAGGTCAGGAGGACTTGCCAATcgaacaagaaaaagaaacatcaaaaGTTCAGAGACAGGAAGCAGAACAAACCATGGACATCTTGGACCTGCTAGTCAGTAGTGAGGGGTCCAGAGCAGAGGACCTCCAGAAAACCTCAGGCCTCTCGTGTGTAGAGCCCAGAGCAGCAAGTGGCGGAAGGGCCCTTGGCACCCTGGTTGATGAAATCCTGGACAGGTTTATGTGCGACACTCTGAGACAGTTTCAGCAGATTAGGAAGGTAAAAGAGGAGAAAATCACAGCTGCCAATCAGCAGGAAGTCGTGAGTGGGGAAGAAGCACTCGAAGGGCATAAGGTCTCGCGGCTCCGGTCAGCTCCCACCAAAGCAGACAGCTTACACGCCTTCTTCGACAAGGATCAAGAAGAAGTGTCTTCCCCAGAGCTGTGCAACAGATCG GAGAGCCCCGTCCTGGGGCCCAGTGGACAGGAGGAGCTGGCCAAACGCCTTGCAGAGCTGGAGCTGAGCCGCGAGCTGCTGGATGTCCTTGGCGATGAGCAGGACTGGTTTGACGAGGACTTTGGTCTCAGTTCTCGTAGAGAGCAGCAGAAGCTGAAACAGGAGGGGGCGGTGCCTGCATCTCCGCAGGCCAGGACGCCTGCAAGGCCTCAGCTCTCACAGGTCAAACAGCCTGAGGAGTCTGCCATGCTGGTCCCGCACACCACTCCCGAGGTGCAGAAACTGGTGAGCACTGCCCTGCAGGAGATCTGGAGAGGGTGCGGGCTGGGCCAGGGCCATCGGAGCGTGGCTGGAGTCCCCAAACCTCAGCCCTCGGAAGCCTTCCTGTGTGACAGCAACAACCGTGACCACCAGGAAGCTCAGTGTCTACTCAGCTACAAACAG GCAGTGTTTGACCTGTCGTGGGAGGTCGTCCAGGATGTTTACATGGAAGACCAGAGTGGCGAACACCCCCAGTGGGTCAGACCGCGGCGCGTGAACTCTGTGTGCATCCACAGGGTGAACAGCCCCAGTGACATCACTAAAGTCCAG GCGTTTGTCACTAGCGAGGTCCTGAAGATCTGTGGCCTGAAGGCAGGCCAGAGTCAGAAGTCTGACTGGCAGAAGATGCTGAAATTTGGACGCAAAAAGCGTGACCGGGTCGACCATATCTTG GTTCAGGAGCTGCACGAGGACGAGGCCCAGTGGGTGAACTATGACGAAGACGAGCTCTTTGTGAAGATGCAGCTGGCAGACAGTATCTTTGACGCTTTGTTGAAGGACACAGCCGAGGTTCTGATCCACATCCAGGAGAAGAGGTCCAAACGGGCCATGTGCTGA